A genomic region of Paenibacillus sp. PL2-23 contains the following coding sequences:
- a CDS encoding aminotransferase class I/II-fold pyridoxal phosphate-dependent enzyme — protein sequence MDHRQTPLFTALREHAAQNPVQFHIPGHKKGLGSDSEFRAFIGDNALSIDLINIAPLDDLHQPTGVIEQAQKLAADAFGSDYTYFSVQGTSGAIITMIMSVCAPGDKIIVPRNVHKSIMAAIIFAGARPVFISPARDNNLGIDHGITTRSVRRALEKHPDSKAVLVINPTYFGICANLKEIVDLVHSYDIPVLVDEAHGVLIHFHDKLPMSAMQAGADMAATSVHKLGGSMTQSSVLNIRKGRVNPQRVQTIISMLTTTSTSYILLASLDTSRRNLALHGRELAEQAIALAQDARRQINEIPGLYSFGEDILGGEATFDYDPTKVTIHVRHLGITGYETENWLREHYNLEIELSDMYNILCLVTPGDTSDSLAKLLEALRGLSAAFYEGAEARELVVKIPDIPQLSLTPRDAFYAETEVIPFKESAGRIIAEFIYVYPPGIPILLPGEVISQKNIDYIVDHVEVGLPVKGPEDRSIEFVKVIVEETAIS from the coding sequence ATGGATCATCGTCAAACACCGCTCTTCACTGCGCTTCGCGAGCATGCGGCGCAAAATCCCGTTCAATTCCATATTCCGGGACATAAGAAGGGCCTCGGAAGCGATTCTGAATTCCGCGCATTTATCGGCGACAACGCGTTGTCGATCGATCTCATTAATATAGCGCCGCTGGACGACCTGCATCAGCCGACAGGCGTCATCGAGCAGGCTCAGAAGCTGGCTGCAGACGCATTCGGCTCCGACTATACCTACTTCTCCGTACAGGGCACCAGCGGAGCAATCATTACGATGATTATGTCCGTCTGCGCTCCCGGCGACAAAATTATCGTCCCGCGCAATGTGCATAAATCCATTATGGCGGCCATTATATTTGCTGGCGCCAGGCCCGTGTTCATCTCGCCCGCCAGAGATAACAACCTGGGCATTGATCACGGCATTACGACAAGGTCCGTGCGCCGCGCGCTGGAGAAGCATCCCGACTCCAAGGCGGTGCTGGTCATCAACCCGACCTACTTCGGCATCTGCGCGAACCTGAAGGAAATTGTAGATCTTGTGCACAGCTACGACATTCCCGTGCTCGTCGACGAGGCCCATGGCGTACTGATCCACTTCCATGACAAGCTGCCCATGTCCGCCATGCAGGCCGGCGCCGACATGGCGGCGACAAGCGTACATAAGCTTGGCGGCTCCATGACGCAGAGCTCTGTGCTTAACATTCGCAAGGGGCGCGTCAATCCGCAGCGGGTTCAGACAATCATCAGCATGCTGACGACAACGTCCACCTCCTATATTTTGCTGGCTTCCCTGGATACATCAAGACGCAATCTGGCCCTTCATGGCCGTGAGCTCGCGGAGCAGGCAATCGCGCTTGCCCAGGATGCCCGCCGTCAAATTAATGAGATTCCAGGGCTGTACAGCTTCGGCGAAGACATTCTGGGCGGAGAAGCAACCTTCGACTATGATCCCACCAAGGTAACGATTCATGTTCGCCATCTTGGCATCACAGGCTATGAGACGGAGAACTGGCTGCGGGAGCACTATAATTTGGAAATCGAATTAAGTGACATGTATAACATTCTTTGCCTAGTTACGCCTGGCGATACCTCAGACTCGTTAGCTAAGCTATTAGAGGCGCTCCGCGGCTTGTCCGCCGCGTTCTATGAAGGAGCCGAGGCTCGCGAGCTCGTGGTCAAAATCCCGGACATTCCGCAGCTCTCTCTCACGCCTAGAGACGCGTTCTACGCCGAGACGGAGGTTATTCCGTTCAAGGAGTCGGCGGGGCGCATCATCGCGGAGTTCATCTATGTCTATCCGCCCGGCATTCCGATTCTGCTGCCAGGGGAAGTCATCTCGCAGAAAAATATTGACTACATCGTCGATCATGTAGAGGTGGGACTGCCCGTCAAAGGACCCGAGGATCGCAGCATTGAATTTGTAAAGGTCATTGTGGAGGAAACAGCCATTTCCTAG
- a CDS encoding DUF1885 family protein, translating into MSQSAYIKLVKGSKDQSVTLRDVEDALLRYREMTSLTGSQLGWDYEGAAFPYTIQSEGDERWFYLKGVSSSYRHIIMGISEATSTDGDSVPCVQVVLPEEATHGDKAKANELCKYMAKRWQAELTLFNGRTMYYNPRK; encoded by the coding sequence ATGAGTCAAAGCGCTTATATTAAGCTGGTGAAAGGCTCCAAGGATCAATCCGTTACGCTTCGAGATGTTGAGGATGCCCTGCTTCGTTACCGGGAGATGACCTCGTTAACGGGCTCTCAGCTGGGCTGGGATTATGAGGGGGCCGCTTTCCCTTATACGATTCAATCGGAGGGGGATGAGCGGTGGTTCTATCTGAAGGGCGTCTCGTCATCCTACAGGCATATCATTATGGGGATATCGGAAGCGACTAGCACGGACGGCGATTCCGTTCCTTGTGTCCAGGTTGTGCTGCCTGAAGAAGCAACCCACGGCGACAAAGCCAAAGCCAATGAGCTGTGCAAATATATGGCGAAGCGCTGGCAGGCCGAGCTGACCCTGTTCAACGGCAGAACGATGTATTACAATCCGCGCAAATAG
- a CDS encoding DUF1292 domain-containing protein, giving the protein MSEHKQDQCGDDCGCGHDHEHEEHVFIVTNDEGEEREMVMVYTFESDDNVYAVLLDRQDPEQDGVIFRIEEEDEEAFLVGIEDDAEWERVTAIYEEIARTENEGKE; this is encoded by the coding sequence ATGAGCGAGCACAAGCAAGATCAGTGTGGCGATGACTGCGGCTGTGGACATGATCACGAGCATGAAGAGCATGTGTTCATCGTAACGAACGATGAAGGCGAAGAGCGCGAGATGGTAATGGTCTACACGTTCGAATCCGATGATAACGTATATGCTGTTCTGCTGGATCGCCAAGATCCGGAGCAAGACGGCGTAATCTTCCGCATAGAAGAAGAAGACGAAGAAGCATTCCTGGTCGGCATCGAGGATGACGCGGAATGGGAGCGCGTGACAGCCATTTATGAGGAAATTGCGCGTACGGAGAATGAAGGCAAGGAATAA
- a CDS encoding stalk domain-containing protein yields the protein MRFRKVAVWLVLLSLCGGTIIFANDAAQKVRVLVNGGELADSGLMIDGKTYLPLREVANALNAIVKWDNANKRATVYKPNVHMFLYNKGNSPFGVVEKGFQGKIKVFSQIDNLQTDIAAVKFSIVDPYGKEKTIQNKNVANEMKDKDIFWFVSEEFDYKFESTGIYTVRFYLKLEGSEEWAVVSEKQIPSRAP from the coding sequence ATGAGGTTCAGGAAGGTAGCGGTTTGGCTGGTGCTGCTCAGCTTGTGCGGGGGCACCATCATCTTTGCAAACGACGCTGCTCAGAAGGTTCGTGTGCTAGTCAACGGTGGGGAATTGGCCGATAGCGGGCTTATGATTGACGGTAAAACCTATTTGCCGCTTAGAGAAGTGGCGAACGCGTTGAACGCCATCGTGAAGTGGGACAATGCCAATAAGCGCGCGACGGTCTACAAGCCGAACGTACATATGTTCCTGTACAACAAGGGGAATAGTCCATTCGGCGTGGTGGAGAAGGGCTTCCAGGGCAAGATCAAGGTATTCTCGCAGATCGATAATCTGCAGACGGACATTGCGGCCGTTAAGTTTTCCATTGTAGACCCATACGGGAAAGAAAAAACGATTCAAAACAAAAACGTGGCGAATGAGATGAAGGATAAGGACATCTTCTGGTTCGTCTCCGAGGAATTTGATTACAAATTCGAATCGACGGGCATTTATACGGTTCGCTTCTATCTGAAGCTGGAGGGCTCGGAGGAGTGGGCGGTCGTATCGGAGAAGCAAATTCCATCAAGGGCTCCTTAG
- a CDS encoding MBL fold metallo-hydrolase codes for MHITMLGTGSAFAKRYNNNNALIEANGYRLLVDCGITLPKALHDFGMDFPQLNAVLISHIHGDHVGGLEELAFQMMFKHQRKPVLYIADVLVEPLWEHTLRGGLTQGDLNSITDFFEVQPLQVGKSYILANGLTVELIQTKHIEGKASFSFLFNGTFFYSADMRFDGQLLQELVERGVETIYHDCQLEPPGVVHACLDELLTLPAEVQEKTWLMHYGDAMEQYADKTGRMRFVKQHTVYDV; via the coding sequence ATGCATATTACAATGCTAGGGACGGGGAGCGCCTTCGCCAAGCGTTATAACAACAATAATGCGCTCATCGAAGCGAACGGCTATCGACTGCTCGTCGACTGCGGCATTACCTTGCCCAAGGCGCTGCATGATTTCGGCATGGACTTCCCGCAGCTGAACGCCGTTCTAATCAGCCATATTCATGGCGACCATGTCGGGGGACTGGAGGAGCTGGCCTTCCAGATGATGTTCAAGCATCAACGCAAGCCCGTGCTGTATATTGCCGACGTGCTAGTGGAGCCGCTATGGGAGCATACGCTAAGGGGAGGCTTGACCCAAGGCGACTTGAACAGCATCACCGATTTCTTCGAGGTGCAGCCCCTTCAAGTGGGCAAGTCGTACATACTCGCCAACGGCCTTACCGTGGAGCTGATCCAGACCAAGCATATTGAAGGCAAAGCCAGCTTCTCATTCCTGTTTAATGGCACCTTTTTTTATTCCGCTGATATGCGGTTTGACGGCCAGCTCCTGCAGGAGCTGGTGGAGAGAGGCGTGGAGACGATCTACCATGATTGCCAGCTGGAGCCGCCCGGCGTGGTCCACGCATGCTTGGACGAGCTGCTGACGCTGCCTGCTGAGGTGCAGGAGAAGACATGGCTGATGCATTACGGAGATGCGATGGAGCAATATGCGGACAAGACTGGCCGCATGCGTTTCGTCAAGCAGCACACCGTTTACGATGTATAA
- a CDS encoding DUF3892 domain-containing protein encodes MQANGNTSDTREVIVAVQKNGDGDITAFKTSTGRQLDYQAALQEVQAGQIAGVNAFKGRDGEMYIRGDADGDPSNNLDQLPLF; translated from the coding sequence ATGCAAGCGAATGGGAATACGAGCGACACACGAGAGGTTATCGTAGCCGTTCAGAAGAATGGGGACGGGGACATTACGGCGTTCAAAACGTCCACCGGGCGTCAGCTTGATTACCAGGCTGCGCTTCAAGAGGTGCAGGCCGGTCAAATCGCCGGCGTCAATGCCTTCAAGGGACGCGATGGCGAAATGTACATTCGCGGCGACGCGGACGGTGATCCCTCTAACAATCTGGATCAGCTGCCCCTGTTCTAG
- a CDS encoding DUF2524 domain-containing protein, protein MTDLNSQYDCANASSDLPALIQQLQQLENGAHDESKQWQDQVNHLRNQIAFIRNKCDLTKES, encoded by the coding sequence ATGACGGATTTGAATAGCCAATATGACTGCGCGAATGCATCCTCCGATTTGCCGGCATTAATCCAGCAGCTTCAGCAGCTGGAGAACGGCGCTCATGATGAGAGCAAGCAATGGCAGGACCAGGTCAATCATCTGCGCAATCAAATTGCTTTTATCCGGAACAAATGCGACTTGACCAAGGAATCTTAA
- a CDS encoding IS1182 family transposase (programmed frameshift), which yields MLRSNSNIQNSYEFVCLEDLVPQNHQLRKIHKHVDFSFILEKVKPYYSVDNGRPSVDPIMLFKMMFIGYLYGIRSERQLEQEVQLNNAYRWFVGLGLTDRVPDHSTLSLNRKRLADSNLVQEIFDHIVFKAIELRMVAGRVLVTDSTHLKANANKRKFVKQEVEKSVKNYLDELDAAVEADRASNGKKPLKPRKVVTEKKETKISTTDPESGYMVRDGKPEGFFYLDHRTVDHKYNIVTDVHITPGNVHDSTPYLDRLELQVKKFGFEQSLEAVALDAGYFTASICRKLHKKNIYAVIGGRSFTPVKGLIAKWRFKYDPEHNVYICPQKHELPYSTTDRDGYRHYKSDPKICAACPMLHECTRSKKKQRVLTRHVWQDSKEWVKQNGRSRSGKYLYRLRYQTVERSFADAKELHGLRYCRFRGQKKVLEQALMTALVQNVKKIANHLAKQVG from the exons ATGTTACGTTCTAATTCAAACATTCAAAATAGCTACGAATTTGTGTGCCTCGAGGATCTCGTTCCGCAGAATCACCAACTCCGAAAAATACATAAGCACGTCGACTTCTCCTTCATTCTCGAAAAGGTCAAACCCTATTATTCAGTAGATAACGGACGCCCATCTGTCGATCCCATTATGCTCTTTAAAATGATGTTCATTGGTTATTTGTACGGGATCCGCTCTGAGCGCCAACTCGAACAAGAAGTGCAGCTCAACAATGCCTACCGGTGGTTTGTTGGTCTGGGACTTACGGATCGAGTACCCGACCATAGCACACTAAGCCTGAATCGGAAACGACTCGCGGACAGTAATCTTGTCCAAGAGATATTTGACCATATTGTCTTCAAAGCAATTGAACTTCGTATGGTGGCAGGCCGCGTCCTAGTTACGGATTCTACGCATCTTAAAGCGAATGCCAATAAGCGAAAATTCGTCAAACAAGAAGTTGAGAAGAGTGTAAAAAACTATCTCGACGAGCTGGACGCAGCCGTTGAAGCAGACAGAGCATCGAACGGAAAAAAGC CTCTAAAACCTCGAAAGGTGGTGACGGAAAAGAAGGAAACAAAGATAAGCACAACGGACCCTGAGAGCGGCTATATGGTGCGCGACGGTAAGCCAGAGGGCTTCTTCTATCTTGATCACCGCACGGTTGACCATAAATACAACATCGTGACGGATGTGCACATCACGCCAGGAAATGTCCATGATTCGACGCCTTATTTAGATCGCCTTGAACTCCAGGTAAAGAAATTCGGGTTTGAACAGTCGCTTGAAGCCGTTGCTTTGGATGCAGGTTACTTTACAGCTTCGATTTGCAGGAAACTTCACAAAAAGAACATTTACGCTGTCATTGGTGGCAGAAGCTTTACCCCTGTAAAAGGATTAATTGCGAAATGGCGCTTTAAATATGATCCGGAACACAACGTCTACATCTGTCCGCAGAAGCACGAACTGCCTTATTCCACAACCGACCGGGATGGATACCGCCACTACAAGTCTGACCCAAAGATATGCGCAGCGTGCCCCATGCTGCATGAATGCACGCGTTCGAAAAAGAAACAGCGAGTGCTCACGCGGCACGTGTGGCAAGACAGCAAGGAATGGGTCAAGCAGAACGGTCGCAGCCGTTCTGGCAAATATCTTTACCGATTACGATACCAAACTGTTGAGCGAAGTTTCGCGGATGCCAAAGAGCTCCACGGACTTCGCTATTGCCGGTTTCGGGGACAGAAAAAAGTCCTGGAACAGGCATTGATGACCGCCCTCGTTCAGAACGTAAAGAAGATCGCCAACCACCTAGCCAAGCAGGTAGGGTAA
- a CDS encoding alpha/beta-type small acid-soluble spore protein translates to MSRQNSNTLVVPQARQAINQIKMEAASTLGVAYQQDGYNGNLSTRDAGSLGGYITKKLVQIAEQQIGGGQRF, encoded by the coding sequence ATGAGCAGACAAAATTCAAACACGCTGGTAGTACCGCAAGCTAGACAAGCGATCAATCAAATCAAAATGGAGGCAGCTTCCACTCTGGGCGTTGCTTACCAGCAAGACGGCTACAACGGTAACCTCTCCACTCGCGACGCTGGTTCGCTTGGCGGCTACATTACGAAAAAGCTGGTTCAAATCGCGGAGCAGCAAATCGGCGGCGGCCAACGCTTCTAA
- a CDS encoding YjfB family protein gives MDIAAMSTALSQASLSQAVGIKVLNMAKGQAEQQSQQFVQMMNASLDPNLGKHLDLRV, from the coding sequence ATGGATATCGCAGCGATGTCGACAGCGCTAAGTCAAGCATCCTTGTCCCAAGCCGTTGGAATCAAAGTACTTAACATGGCTAAGGGACAAGCTGAGCAGCAGAGCCAACAGTTTGTACAGATGATGAACGCCAGCCTGGACCCCAATTTGGGCAAGCATCTCGATCTTCGCGTCTAG
- a CDS encoding beta-galactosidase encodes MSKFRTWLETKHGTIAKLNALWGTSYTAFSQINLTIPLDLSYKNTPIWYDWSRFNMDRGTEWLTFLHDEVKKYDPAARTQLKIMPDLFVEGARDHGIDFEALTELTEMIGDDAKIRKRNMNSPGPESWESKYAYYWEEMAMSYDFMDSVSPNKPHFNSEVHLLSTTQYRDLYMKPEYVRSTYWQTTVHGLNGGLTWFWGRNPDGSIEERLQNASGGLGESYAASVAQQPQVAQELTKTMMDLNAFSNEIVKFQRERKPVRLFYSEAAAINDSNYMSDQFDMYESMYFSGVPLGFATKNIIFKQPNSDWDVIVVRKTEEVTEAEINALQIYLNNGGTVILDDVSLKFNEYKQPRAKTLSKGAGKLIKLMDNSVTNMAAKVTTELKARNHTPPVVLTENNGLPSKGAFWRVVPNGSNTYLMTIVNVGKSSSAISLKMANNQSVTVKNMMTGQSMGSSFSLGSEGVLLLEVKPKL; translated from the coding sequence ATGAGCAAGTTCAGAACGTGGCTCGAGACAAAGCACGGCACAATTGCAAAGCTGAATGCGCTCTGGGGAACCAGCTACACAGCCTTCAGCCAAATAAATCTAACGATTCCGCTGGACTTGTCGTACAAGAACACGCCAATCTGGTACGACTGGTCGCGCTTCAATATGGATCGCGGAACGGAATGGCTGACCTTCCTTCATGACGAAGTTAAAAAATACGATCCAGCGGCCAGGACTCAGCTCAAGATTATGCCGGATCTGTTCGTCGAAGGTGCCCGGGATCACGGTATTGACTTCGAAGCGTTAACCGAGCTGACGGAGATGATTGGAGACGATGCGAAGATCCGCAAGCGGAATATGAATAGCCCTGGTCCAGAGAGCTGGGAGTCGAAGTATGCTTATTATTGGGAAGAGATGGCTATGTCCTATGATTTTATGGATTCCGTCAGTCCGAACAAGCCGCACTTCAACTCCGAGGTTCATTTGCTCTCTACCACTCAATACCGCGATCTGTATATGAAGCCGGAGTATGTCCGATCGACGTACTGGCAGACGACGGTACATGGACTAAACGGTGGGCTCACTTGGTTCTGGGGCCGTAATCCGGATGGATCGATTGAAGAGAGGCTGCAGAATGCGTCTGGAGGTTTGGGTGAATCGTACGCTGCCTCAGTAGCCCAGCAGCCTCAAGTGGCCCAGGAGCTGACCAAGACGATGATGGATCTGAATGCCTTCTCGAACGAAATTGTTAAGTTTCAGAGAGAACGCAAGCCGGTTCGCTTGTTCTACTCCGAGGCTGCAGCTATTAATGATTCCAATTATATGAGTGATCAGTTCGATATGTACGAATCCATGTACTTCAGCGGCGTTCCTCTCGGCTTCGCCACGAAAAACATTATTTTCAAACAGCCGAACTCCGATTGGGATGTCATTGTCGTCCGCAAGACAGAAGAAGTGACGGAGGCTGAAATTAACGCGCTGCAAATTTATCTCAACAACGGAGGGACCGTCATCCTCGATGACGTCAGCCTTAAGTTCAACGAGTACAAACAGCCTCGCGCGAAGACGCTCTCCAAGGGTGCGGGCAAGCTGATTAAGCTGATGGACAATTCCGTAACGAATATGGCAGCCAAGGTGACGACCGAGTTGAAGGCTCGCAACCATACACCGCCTGTAGTCCTGACAGAAAACAATGGGCTGCCATCCAAGGGCGCTTTCTGGCGCGTTGTGCCGAACGGATCCAATACGTATCTAATGACGATTGTGAATGTGGGCAAATCAAGCTCTGCTATTAGTCTGAAGATGGCGAACAATCAAAGTGTGACGGTGAAAAATATGATGACTGGCCAGAGTATGGGCTCCAGCTTCAGCCTAGGCTCAGAAGGGGTCCTCCTGCTGGAGGTCAAGCCTAAATTGTAA
- a CDS encoding S-layer homology domain-containing protein, with protein sequence MKTNKKSWLMIVLAAILVFTLGQSVMAFSDVGKDNNEEKIEALKKLGVVNGVSSDTFQPKGELTYAAGISMIVRGLDLNLDHVRFIQAPKASDNHPNLKDDAWYSEAFIIADFYNLDIPRDVKPSDKLTKEQFAHHLFQAMMTKGDFAFIEIYMMLEDESDVNPAYMNSIQKLLIAKIVSLDDSQRFYPNKVMTRGEAAAWLHDGMKFVEPVTEGKISVEAVNDDVNKVTITAQLPHPGYGLRISSISFEGNQAVIHTELIEPDPDKMYPQVITEVKVTTYVDAKFKPVLAGSDGGGTASSDGSAAIEQSLAS encoded by the coding sequence ATGAAGACGAACAAAAAATCATGGCTAATGATCGTGCTAGCGGCGATTCTTGTATTTACACTGGGACAATCTGTTATGGCCTTCTCTGATGTAGGCAAGGATAACAACGAAGAGAAGATTGAAGCATTGAAGAAGCTAGGCGTCGTCAACGGCGTCTCCAGCGATACATTCCAACCCAAAGGCGAGCTTACTTACGCAGCCGGCATCTCTATGATCGTCAGAGGGCTGGATCTCAATCTGGATCATGTGCGTTTTATCCAAGCGCCCAAAGCGAGCGACAATCATCCCAACCTGAAGGATGACGCTTGGTATTCAGAAGCCTTCATCATTGCCGACTTCTATAACTTGGATATTCCGCGTGACGTGAAGCCAAGCGACAAGCTCACGAAGGAGCAATTCGCCCACCACCTGTTCCAGGCTATGATGACCAAAGGCGACTTCGCGTTTATCGAAATTTATATGATGCTGGAGGATGAGAGCGATGTGAATCCAGCATACATGAACAGCATCCAGAAGCTGCTTATCGCGAAGATTGTGTCGCTTGACGACAGCCAGCGCTTCTATCCCAACAAGGTGATGACGCGCGGCGAAGCGGCAGCATGGCTGCATGACGGCATGAAATTCGTAGAGCCTGTCACTGAGGGCAAGATTTCCGTCGAAGCTGTGAACGATGATGTGAACAAGGTGACCATCACAGCGCAGCTGCCGCATCCCGGCTATGGTCTGCGTATCTCGTCCATCTCCTTCGAGGGGAATCAAGCTGTCATTCATACAGAGCTGATAGAGCCTGATCCCGATAAAATGTATCCCCAAGTCATCACAGAAGTGAAGGTTACAACTTACGTCGACGCCAAGTTCAAGCCCGTGCTGGCTGGCTCCGACGGCGGCGGCACTGCCAGCTCCGACGGCTCCGCTGCCATAGAGCAATCGCTTGCCAGCTAA
- the ung gene encoding uracil-DNA glycosylase: MAIQLPDNDWGLLLAEELEQPYMRGLMCELELRYASSTVYPPKCDVLNALSFTSLREAKAVILGQDPYHGAEQAHGLSFSVKKGVKVPPSLRNMYKELESDLGIAQAKHGCLESWARQGVLLLNNVLTVEEGKPASHQGIGWERLTDRIISLLNDRERPLVFLLWGKHAQDKAAGIDSSRHLIVSSPHPSPLAARKGFLGSRPFSRTNDFLRANGMEPIDWSLPE, translated from the coding sequence ATGGCTATACAATTACCGGATAATGATTGGGGACTTCTGCTGGCGGAGGAGCTGGAGCAGCCCTATATGAGAGGGCTGATGTGTGAGCTGGAGCTTCGTTACGCTTCATCGACCGTTTATCCGCCAAAGTGTGATGTGTTAAATGCTTTGAGCTTCACTTCCCTAAGGGAAGCTAAGGCTGTTATTCTTGGGCAGGACCCATACCATGGGGCTGAACAAGCTCATGGACTAAGCTTCTCGGTGAAAAAGGGGGTCAAGGTGCCGCCTTCCCTGCGCAATATGTACAAGGAGCTTGAGTCTGACCTTGGCATCGCGCAAGCCAAGCACGGCTGCCTGGAGTCATGGGCGCGGCAGGGGGTTCTGCTGCTCAATAACGTGCTAACGGTAGAGGAAGGGAAGCCCGCCTCGCATCAGGGAATAGGCTGGGAGAGGCTGACTGACCGCATCATCTCGCTGCTTAACGATAGAGAGCGGCCGCTGGTGTTTTTGTTATGGGGCAAGCATGCGCAGGATAAAGCGGCGGGTATTGACTCCAGCAGGCATCTCATTGTGTCCTCCCCGCATCCAAGCCCATTAGCCGCCAGGAAAGGTTTTTTGGGAAGCAGGCCGTTCTCTCGGACTAATGATTTCTTGAGGGCGAACGGCATGGAGCCGATTGACTGGAGCTTGCCAGAGTAG
- a CDS encoding substrate-binding domain-containing protein has translation MKGKVTIQEIADLVGVSKFAVSRALSSKPGVSAHTRETILKAAGQLGYFRKNEPPRAAYDNRPPLEQQQSGTILILFPNVRYQNRDSVYWGPVFDGITNRLNQMGMDILTLTEPSSDNLFSLLNPGAIRGIVTVGSISTQILLDSRRLDIPVVMVDHMDPAFQCDTVFTDNFNGMKELMVKLISKGLRTFQFVGYIKDAPSFYERWLAFRTTLEEHEIELRQDPLLIGPEAVDPYALMKLMSLDVLPDVFVCAHDTNAAFLIEELAKRGIGVPEQCMVTGFDNTAASSPILATVNVDMGLLGERAVDQLLWRSENRGGSYERKLIAGQLIMREQYAR, from the coding sequence ATGAAGGGCAAGGTTACAATACAGGAAATCGCCGATTTGGTTGGCGTATCCAAGTTTGCGGTATCACGCGCGCTCAGCTCGAAGCCTGGCGTCAGCGCCCATACGAGAGAGACGATACTGAAGGCGGCTGGACAGCTGGGTTATTTTCGGAAAAATGAACCGCCAAGAGCGGCGTACGACAATCGTCCGCCCCTGGAGCAGCAGCAGTCGGGCACTATCCTTATTCTGTTCCCCAATGTGAGGTACCAGAACAGGGACTCCGTATATTGGGGGCCTGTGTTCGACGGCATAACCAACCGGCTGAATCAGATGGGCATGGACATTCTGACGCTTACGGAGCCGTCCTCGGACAATCTGTTCAGTCTGCTTAATCCGGGCGCGATTCGCGGCATTGTTACGGTGGGCTCCATCTCAACGCAAATATTGCTCGATAGCAGGCGGCTTGATATTCCCGTCGTTATGGTCGATCATATGGACCCGGCCTTCCAATGCGATACGGTGTTCACGGATAATTTCAACGGCATGAAGGAGCTGATGGTCAAGCTGATCAGCAAGGGGCTGCGGACGTTCCAGTTCGTCGGTTATATTAAGGACGCCCCAAGCTTCTACGAGCGCTGGCTCGCCTTCCGAACGACGCTGGAGGAGCATGAGATCGAGCTGCGCCAGGATCCGCTCCTGATTGGGCCGGAAGCCGTTGATCCTTATGCGTTAATGAAGCTGATGTCGCTGGATGTGCTGCCGGATGTGTTCGTGTGCGCGCACGATACGAATGCGGCCTTTCTCATTGAGGAGCTGGCCAAACGGGGAATTGGGGTGCCGGAGCAATGTATGGTAACCGGCTTCGACAATACGGCTGCCTCATCGCCGATACTGGCAACTGTGAATGTGGATATGGGATTGCTGGGCGAGCGAGCAGTTGACCAGCTGCTGTGGAGAAGCGAGAACAGAGGCGGCTCCTATGAGCGCAAGCTGATAGCGGGCCAGCTCATTATGAGGGAGCAGTATGCTCGCTAA